The Desulfurobacterium atlanticum genome includes the window TTTTCCTGATTATGTAAGTGAGGAGTTTACAAGAGAGCTTGAGAATCTTATGGACAGAGTGGAGAGAGGGGAAGTTGATTATCAAAAAGTAATAAAGGAGCTTAAAGCTGTTCTCAAGTTTGCTGAGATTATAGCTATGGAGGAAACAGTTGACAGGTAAAGATGTTCTTGTTGGTTTTAGTGGAGGTGTTGATAGCTTTTATACCTGCCATCTTTTAAAGGAGAAGGGTTATAAAGTTTATCCTGTTCTTTTCAGGTTTTCAGGAAAGGAGAATCTTGAAAAGGCAAAGTATTATGCTGAGAAACTGGGACTTAAGTTAAGCATTATAGATTACAGAGAGTTGTTTTATGAGAAAGTAATAAAGCCTTTTATAGAATACTATAGAAACGGCTTAACACCAAATCCTTGCGTCGTTTGTAATAGGGATATGAAGATAAAAATGCTCTACAATCTTTCAGAAGAACTTGGGATAAAAAATATTGCCACGGGACATTACGCAAGGACTGAATTTTCAGAAGATTTTCAAAAAAAACTTATTTTCAGGGGAGTTGAAAAAGGAAAAGAACAATCTTATTTCCTGGCAACAATTTTGCCGGAATTTATAGAAAAGTTAATTTTTCCACTTGGAGAGTTTACAAAGAAAGAGGTAATTGAGAAGGCAAAAGCTCTCGGATATCAATTTTTGTCAGAGAGTCAGGATATTTGTTTTCTTGAAGATGATATTGAAACCTTTTTAAGCCGCTACATCAAGCCGAAGAAAGGAAAGTTCGTTTTAACTTCAGGAGAAGAGGTAGGCTCGTTTTCAGCAATTTTTAAATACACTGTTGGCCAAAGGAGAGGTCTTGGAATTTCCTATAAATATCCTCTCTATGTTCTTTCTATTCTTCCTGAAAAAAATGTGATAGTGGTAGGTTCTAAAGATGAACTTCAAAAAAACTCTCTTTATATAAAGGATATTGTGCTTCATGTTCCATATGGGGAAATAGATTGGAACTGTGTTGATATCCAGATTAGATACAGGGGCAAAATAGCAAGGATTGAGAGAATAGAAGTGTTGAAAAATGGTATATTTTTTGTAAAATTACACGCGAGTTTAGATGCACCTACTCCAGGGCAGGTGTGTGCCTTTTATTTTAAAGACACACTCCTTGGAGGAGGAGAGATAACTACACTTGAGAGGGGTTAGGCTATGGAAGGAAATATTGTAAGTCTTAACGGAACCGTCATTATTCAGATGGTTAACTTCCTTGTTTTTATGGTGGTTATGGATAAGGTGCTGTTTAAGCCTATGATCACCCATCTTGCGAAAAGAGAAGAGGAGTTGAAGCTTTTGAGCATTGAAGCTGAGGAGCTTCGTAAAGCTGCTGAGAAATTTCTCCAGGAGTATGAGGCTATCATTGCCGAAGCAAAAAGGAAGGCGAAAGAGCTTCTTGATGCCGCTTTAAGAGAAGCTAAAGAGGAGAAGGATAAAATCATTGCTCAGGCTCAAGAAGAGATGCAGCAGAGAATTGAGAAAGCCAGAGCGGAAATCTGGGCTTCTTTTGAAGAAGAAAAAGCAAAGCTTGAAGAAAGAGTTGATGAGATTGCAAACGAAATTGTTGAAAAACTGCTTAAGAAAGCTGCATAAGGGGGTTTTTAATGGCATCAGAACTTCTCTGGAAAACGATAAACACCATAATTCTTGTAGCGATCTTTTACAAGCTTCTTAAAAAACCTATATCCAATATGTTGACAAACGGAGTTAACTCTGTAGCTAACCGCTACGAAGGTGCTCAACGGGAGAAGGAAGAAGCTCTTGAGCTTTTAAAGGAAGCGGAGAAAAAGGCTAAAGAAGCAAAGCAGGAAGCAGAGGATATTGTGAAGCACGCAGAAGAGGTAGCTCAAAGACAGAAGGAACAGATAATAAAAGAAGCTCAGGAGATAGCTAACAGGATTAGGGCAGAGGCTGATGAAGCAATACAAAGGGAAGTTATAAAAGCAAGAAAAGAGCTTCAAAAGTATGCTGCTGAGAAGGCTATTGAACTTGCGCAGGAAAAGTTAAAAGGAAAAGTTGATGAGGAATTTAACAAAAAGATTATCAAGACAAGCCTTTCCCAAATCGCTAAGGAGGGAGTGCTTTGAGAGTGGATGTTAGGAAAGCAAAAAAATATGCTAAGGAACTTGTGAATAAACTTGCAAAAGAAGAGCTTGAAGAAGTTCATGAGGAGCTTTACGAAGTAGTATCTCTTTTTGATGAGAAAGCTATAAAGTATCTTTCAAGTCCAGCGGTTGATAAGAAAGAAAAATTTGATTTTGTTAAAAAGATTCTTGATAAGCTTGATATCACTATTGAACTTAAAGAAGTTCTCCTTGAAATGGCAGAAAAAGGAGATTTCCATCTTATAAAGGTTGTTGAGCAAGAGTTTAAAAAGTATGTTGACTTTATTTTGGGAAGAGTTCAGGCGGAGCTTATAAGCACAACAAATCTTGATAAAGAAACATTGAAGTTTGTTAAAGAACAGGTGGAAAAAATCTCAGGTAAAAAAGTTGGTCTTAATGTTACTATTGATCCTTCTATTATAGGTGGATTTATAGTTAAAGTTGGGGATAGAGTAATAGACGCTTCCATTAAAACACAGCTTGAAACTATTAAAAGAGAACTTGCAGAATAATAGAGAGAGGTGAAGGGATGCAGGTGAGGTCTGAAGAAGTTTTAGAACTGATTAAGAAACAGATAGAAGAGTTTGAATACTCAATAAAATTTGAAGAGACAGGAATAGTAATAAAAGTTGGTGATGGTGTAGCAAGAGTTTATGGACTTGAAGATGTTGAGTATGGTGAAGTTGTTGAATTTGAGGATGGAACTGAAGGGGTTGCATTCAACCTTGAAGAGGACAACGTCGGTATAGTTCTTCTTGGAGAAGGAAAAGGTATTGTAGAAGGCGGAAAAGTTAAAAGAACGGGAAGAATTCTTGATGTTCCTGTTGGTGATGCACTTATAGGTAGAGTTGTTGATGCTCTTGGTAATCCTATAGATGGAAAAGGGCCAATTGATTATGCAGAAAGAAGAGCTGTTGAGAGGATTGCTCCTGGAATTGTTACAAGGAAGCCTGTTCATGAACCGCTACAGACAGGTATTAAAGCTATTGATGCTCTCATTCCTATCGGTAGAGGTCAGAGGGAACTTATTATCGGTGATAGGCAGACAGGTAAAACTACAGTTGCTATAGATACTATTCTTAATCAGAAAAGGGAAAACGTTATCTGTGTTTATTGTGCTGTAGGGCAGAAAAGGTCCACGGTTGCTCAGACTATAGAGCTTTTAAGAAGGCTTGGAGCTTTAGATTATACTATTGTTGTATCTGCTACTGCTTCTGAACCAGCAGCACTTCAGTATATTGCTCCTTTTGCTGCTGTTACAATTGCTGAATACTTTAGAGATACAGGAAGAGCAGCTCTTATCATTTATGATGACCTTTCAAAACAGGCTGTGGCTTACAGGGAGATGTCACTTCTCTTGAGACGTCCTCCTGGACGTGAAGCTTATCCTGGCGATGTTTTCTATCTTCATTCAAGGCTTCTTGAAAGGGCTGCAAAACTTAATGATAAGCTTGGTGCAGGTTCTCTTACAGCTCTTCCGATTGTTGAAACAAAAGCAGGTGATATTTCTGCTTACATTCCAACAAATGTAATTTCTATTACAGATGGACAGATTTTCCTTGAAACAAACCTTTTCTATAAAGGGCAAAGACCTGCTATTAACGTTGGTCTTTCTGTATCAAGGGTTGGTGGTGCAGCTCAGATAAAGGCTATGAAACAGGTTGCTGGAAAGCTTCGTCTTGAGCTTGCAAGGTATAGAGAGCTTGAAGCTTTCTCTCAGTTTGCATCTGACCTTGACCCTGCTACAAGGGCTCAACTTGAACGTGGTAGAAGAATGATGGAACTTTTAAAGCAGCCACCATACAATCCTATTCCGGTTGAAAAGCAGATAGTTGCTTTCTTTGCTGCAATTAATGGTTACATTGATGATATCCCAGTTGAAAGTATTACTAAGTTTGAAAGAGAACTTTACGCGTTTATGGATGCTGAGTGTCCGGAGATCCTGAATGAGATTCTTGAGAAGAAGAAGATAGACGAGGAGCTTGAGAAGAAACTCCATGAAGCTATAAAGAGGTTTAAAGAGACTTTTGAAGTCTAATGAGAGGGTATAACAATGCCAGGTATGAGAGATATTAAGAATAAAATTAAAAGTCTTAAAGGCACCAAGCGGATAACGTCTGCTATGAAGGCGGTATCCGCTGCCAAGCTTCGTAAAGCTCAATCAGAGCTTTATAGAATAAGACCTTACGCAGATGTTATGTCTGATATGATTAAAAATTTGTGTTATAGAGCCAATCCTGATGAGCATCCGATTCTTGCTAAACGTCCTGTTTTTAGAATAGAGCTTCTTCTTATAGGTTCTGATAAAGGACTTTGTGGTGCTTTTAACTCAAACATTATCAGAGCTGTTAAAAAGTTTGCAAAAGAAAAGAAAAGAGAGGGAATAGCTATAAGTTTAACAACAGTGGGAAATAAACTTTCTCAGTTTTTCACTAAACACTCTAACTTGAAGGTGC containing:
- the mnmA gene encoding tRNA 2-thiouridine(34) synthase MnmA codes for the protein MTGKDVLVGFSGGVDSFYTCHLLKEKGYKVYPVLFRFSGKENLEKAKYYAEKLGLKLSIIDYRELFYEKVIKPFIEYYRNGLTPNPCVVCNRDMKIKMLYNLSEELGIKNIATGHYARTEFSEDFQKKLIFRGVEKGKEQSYFLATILPEFIEKLIFPLGEFTKKEVIEKAKALGYQFLSESQDICFLEDDIETFLSRYIKPKKGKFVLTSGEEVGSFSAIFKYTVGQRRGLGISYKYPLYVLSILPEKNVIVVGSKDELQKNSLYIKDIVLHVPYGEIDWNCVDIQIRYRGKIARIERIEVLKNGIFFVKLHASLDAPTPGQVCAFYFKDTLLGGGEITTLERG
- a CDS encoding ATP synthase F0 subunit B → MEGNIVSLNGTVIIQMVNFLVFMVVMDKVLFKPMITHLAKREEELKLLSIEAEELRKAAEKFLQEYEAIIAEAKRKAKELLDAALREAKEEKDKIIAQAQEEMQQRIEKARAEIWASFEEEKAKLEERVDEIANEIVEKLLKKAA
- the atpF gene encoding F0F1 ATP synthase subunit B, which codes for MASELLWKTINTIILVAIFYKLLKKPISNMLTNGVNSVANRYEGAQREKEEALELLKEAEKKAKEAKQEAEDIVKHAEEVAQRQKEQIIKEAQEIANRIRAEADEAIQREVIKARKELQKYAAEKAIELAQEKLKGKVDEEFNKKIIKTSLSQIAKEGVL
- the atpH gene encoding ATP synthase F1 subunit delta, which gives rise to MDVRKAKKYAKELVNKLAKEELEEVHEELYEVVSLFDEKAIKYLSSPAVDKKEKFDFVKKILDKLDITIELKEVLLEMAEKGDFHLIKVVEQEFKKYVDFILGRVQAELISTTNLDKETLKFVKEQVEKISGKKVGLNVTIDPSIIGGFIVKVGDRVIDASIKTQLETIKRELAE
- the atpA gene encoding F0F1 ATP synthase subunit alpha, producing the protein MQVRSEEVLELIKKQIEEFEYSIKFEETGIVIKVGDGVARVYGLEDVEYGEVVEFEDGTEGVAFNLEEDNVGIVLLGEGKGIVEGGKVKRTGRILDVPVGDALIGRVVDALGNPIDGKGPIDYAERRAVERIAPGIVTRKPVHEPLQTGIKAIDALIPIGRGQRELIIGDRQTGKTTVAIDTILNQKRENVICVYCAVGQKRSTVAQTIELLRRLGALDYTIVVSATASEPAALQYIAPFAAVTIAEYFRDTGRAALIIYDDLSKQAVAYREMSLLLRRPPGREAYPGDVFYLHSRLLERAAKLNDKLGAGSLTALPIVETKAGDISAYIPTNVISITDGQIFLETNLFYKGQRPAINVGLSVSRVGGAAQIKAMKQVAGKLRLELARYRELEAFSQFASDLDPATRAQLERGRRMMELLKQPPYNPIPVEKQIVAFFAAINGYIDDIPVESITKFERELYAFMDAECPEILNEILEKKKIDEELEKKLHEAIKRFKETFEV